A single window of Bacteroidota bacterium DNA harbors:
- a CDS encoding type II toxin-antitoxin system RelE/ParE family toxin, whose amino-acid sequence MNIKISPFAEQDLERSIKWYNSEKDELGNEFAKEISHIFERIRTNSLQFPKEYRKMQKAKTKKFPFNVFFVVKEKSVYILGIFHSSRNPNIMKSQYKNTK is encoded by the coding sequence ATGAATATAAAAATATCTCCTTTTGCAGAGCAGGATTTAGAAAGATCAATAAAATGGTATAATTCTGAAAAAGATGAGCTCGGGAACGAATTTGCAAAAGAAATATCCCATATATTTGAACGTATTAGAACAAATTCGCTACAATTCCCAAAAGAATACAGAAAAATGCAAAAAGCAAAAACCAAAAAGTTTCCTTTCAATGTTTTTTTTGTAGTAAAAGAAAAAAGTGTTTATATTCTTGGAATTTTTCATTCAAGCAGAAATCCTAATATTATGAAAAGTCAGTACAAAAATACCAAATAA